The Paraburkholderia bonniea genome includes a window with the following:
- a CDS encoding hemolysin family protein → MAQVFALVGALLLVALNGFFVAAEFGLVKLRQTRVKALARKHGIRGRVLRKVHGHLDAYLSACQLGITLASLGLGWIGEPAFANLLTPLLSLLGIESEKLVHGISLFFAFSCISFLHIVVGELAPKSLAIRQAEKISLWIAPPLYAFYWAMYPAIWVLNSSANAVLRMAGLAGGHGGDMHYSTDELKLILRGRRTGVVSEIGSASGSGDAYSQDEWNTIAHSLDFSKMTVSDLMRPAHEMVGLRSDVPLGDNMQVIARHRFSRYPLFEDASGERVAGMIHLKDLLLARHAGSTPDELTKYVRPVQYVKPSMPALELFRRFRKGAPHFALVGHKNAKPIGFLTLDNLLGALVGQIHDEFRQGDADWSRMDDGTLMGKGSLPVVSLERALGIDIDEGQAESVGGLVIQALSDLPVEGQRVAFERFDIVVKKMRGPRIVLVRVYPKAFEDEGG, encoded by the coding sequence TTGGCCCAGGTCTTTGCCCTTGTTGGTGCGCTCTTATTGGTTGCGCTAAATGGTTTTTTTGTTGCCGCTGAATTCGGGCTGGTGAAGCTGCGGCAGACCCGTGTCAAGGCGCTCGCACGCAAGCACGGCATTCGCGGACGTGTGCTGCGTAAAGTGCACGGCCACCTCGATGCTTATCTATCGGCTTGCCAGCTCGGCATTACGCTCGCTTCGCTGGGGCTGGGCTGGATCGGTGAACCGGCTTTCGCCAATCTGCTGACGCCACTGTTGTCGTTGCTAGGCATCGAATCAGAAAAACTGGTCCACGGTATTTCGCTGTTTTTCGCGTTTTCGTGCATTTCGTTTTTGCACATCGTGGTGGGTGAGCTGGCGCCTAAATCGCTGGCGATCCGCCAGGCCGAAAAAATCTCGCTCTGGATTGCCCCGCCGCTGTACGCGTTTTACTGGGCGATGTATCCGGCGATCTGGGTGCTGAATTCGAGCGCGAATGCGGTGCTGCGCATGGCCGGTCTGGCCGGTGGACATGGCGGCGATATGCATTATTCGACCGATGAATTAAAGCTGATCTTGCGTGGCCGCCGCACGGGTGTTGTGAGTGAAATTGGCAGCGCGAGCGGCAGTGGTGATGCCTACAGCCAGGACGAATGGAACACGATCGCGCATTCGCTCGATTTTTCGAAAATGACCGTTTCGGACTTGATGCGGCCGGCTCATGAAATGGTCGGCCTGCGTAGCGATGTGCCGCTGGGCGACAACATGCAGGTGATCGCACGGCATCGCTTTAGCCGTTATCCGCTGTTCGAGGATGCTTCGGGCGAGCGGGTGGCCGGGATGATTCACCTGAAAGACCTGCTGCTGGCGCGTCATGCAGGCAGCACGCCTGACGAGCTGACGAAGTACGTGCGTCCCGTGCAATACGTGAAGCCGAGCATGCCCGCGCTGGAGCTGTTCCGGCGCTTTCGCAAAGGCGCGCCGCATTTCGCGCTGGTGGGTCACAAGAACGCCAAGCCAATCGGGTTTCTGACGCTGGATAACTTGCTGGGCGCGCTGGTCGGGCAGATTCATGACGAGTTTCGCCAGGGCGATGCCGACTGGTCGCGGATGGACGATGGCACCTTGATGGGCAAGGGTAGCTTGCCGGTGGTGTCACTTGAACGGGCGCTGGGCATTGATATCGACGAAGGCCAGGCGGAGTCGGTGGGTGGGCTGGTGATTCAGGCGTTGAGCGACTTGCCGGTGGAAGGGCAGCGCGTGGCGTTTGAGCGCTTCGACATCGTCGTGAAGAAAATGCGCGGGCCGCGCATCGTGCTGGTGCGGGTCTATCCGAAGGCGTTCGAGGATGAGGGCGGGTGA
- a CDS encoding sensor histidine kinase translates to MTLFSSAGDADAARLTALRCAETAWFMRDHVLGVMSHDLRGPLNAIHSWAYVLERKLASSDAGAQRALDGIRAGVEQQLSLLETQVDATRAATRTLTLRRTTLALPSLLDETVAAVRVALADARQVELEIDTASLGAEITLDGDRERLAAALWLMLVFAVESSASAAQARLSVTADAGQGCVTVRFRATPGMLDASTVPHVLEAHARQQALEPLEAGRIAWVLALCQRVALAHGGRFEQQVEVSEVPEASDEAEAAGTPAALRLWLPLAG, encoded by the coding sequence GTGACCTTGTTTTCTTCTGCAGGCGATGCGGATGCCGCTCGCCTTACCGCGCTACGTTGTGCCGAAACAGCGTGGTTCATGCGGGATCATGTGCTGGGGGTCATGTCGCATGATTTGCGCGGGCCGCTAAACGCGATTCACAGCTGGGCGTATGTGCTCGAACGCAAGCTGGCGTCGAGCGATGCCGGGGCTCAGCGTGCGCTCGATGGCATTCGTGCCGGTGTTGAGCAGCAACTCAGCTTGCTGGAAACCCAGGTTGACGCCACGCGTGCCGCAACCCGCACGCTGACATTACGGCGCACCACGTTGGCGTTGCCGTCATTGCTTGATGAAACGGTGGCTGCGGTGCGCGTAGCGCTGGCCGATGCCCGCCAGGTGGAACTGGAGATCGACACGGCATCGCTGGGCGCAGAGATCACGCTGGATGGTGACCGCGAGCGTCTGGCGGCTGCGCTCTGGCTGATGCTGGTGTTTGCCGTTGAATCGAGTGCGAGCGCGGCACAGGCCAGGCTTAGTGTCACGGCGGATGCTGGGCAAGGGTGTGTGACGGTGCGTTTTCGGGCGACGCCCGGGATGCTCGACGCCAGCACGGTGCCGCATGTGCTCGAAGCCCATGCGCGTCAGCAAGCACTTGAGCCGCTCGAAGCCGGGCGGATTGCATGGGTGCTCGCGCTGTGCCAGCGTGTCGCGCTCGCGCATGGCGGGCGTTTTGAGCAGCAGGTTGAGGTGTCTGAGGTGCCTGAGGCCTCTGATGAGGCTGAGGCCGCTGGCACACCTGCTGCGCTGCGCTTGTGGTTACCACTCGCGGGGTAA